A genomic region of Lodderomyces elongisporus chromosome 5, complete sequence contains the following coding sequences:
- the CFT1 gene encoding mRNA cleavage and polyadenylation factor subunit (BUSCO:EOG092604KQ) produces the protein MDAYNEILDPSRISSCVGCNFISPKEKNLIVAKGTLLQIFDVVLLKSSTIQKPQYRLALVQQFKLQGLVTDLKAIRTSENPHLDYVVVSTKFAKLSIIRWDHVQHTIATVSLHYYENCIQNSTFEKLAMSELTVEPTYSSVACLRYKNLMCFLPLEGIEDEDEDDEIDDIDDNDNDDDDDDDKDKDKDKNIDIQMKDGAKNGPTSNKNTNTNGHIKESRQFFDSSFIIEAGNLDSSIDTIIDLQFLHNYRDPTIALLSSRSHSWAGSLLKSKDNVHLEVMSLDLSTKSSTSIFKIENLPYEVDRIVPLSAPLNGCLLVGCNEIMHVDNGGIAKRISVNDFTSLTTASVKSNQDQSNLGLKLENCSVVQIPDDHRVLIVTEQGSFYFANFELDGKSIKRVFIDVVDKNMYDKIKFTFPGEIAVLSKNLLFMSNLNGDSPLVQVKYRNSKILEDTRGTRRVEKGKGAEKNKNNVSSNEVDDDDDDDDDLYKEEEEEEQQKVLSKSHIEFILQDRLINNSPISTFTLGLCSKERFKSNLPNPSFNEVSVIFNSGSHEQSKINVMTPTIQPIISSSLTFSQVNRMWNLNQKYLVTSDDVNEKSEIFQIEKSYARMKSKDFINNEITINVHELNNGKFILQVTPKQIILYDTKFRKRLALSDEIKKDDEVLSSTLRDELLMIFLASGDVKIFSINTYNETYSNVSIPKILDDTIITTGYITSSHLLNAVSRNAQLLLNPRKRRHGSVTPFVPTADPTPPKSTKQKIIILVTGDNRIVAFNRHHNEKCYQLDDVSKFSDVLNLNCFSIEQYPPDPFIKQVILNDLGDKDHKEEYLTILTIGGETILYKLFFDGENYVFKKEHDLKITGAPENAFSMGTSIERRLVYFPNLNGYTCIFVTGVIPFIIIKSLHSIPRIFQFSKIPAVSISAFSDSKIKNGLICLDNNKNARICELSLDYTYEFNLPIKRVDLGESVRSLAYHEQSDTVVASTFKEVPYNCVDEEGNIIPGVDKEKLPHASTFKGSIKLISPHNWTVIDSFDLEDNEVGMTVKSMILDRGSGASSLKKFKSKREYIVIGTGKLRMEDLAANGSFKIYEIIDIIPEPGKPETNHKFKEVFQEDARGAVTAICDLSGRLMVGQGQKIIVRDIEDDGVVPVAFLDTSVYISEAKSFGNLLILGDPLKSVWLVGFEAEPYRMVMLGKDRQHLDVECADFIIKDEDIFILVADNNNCIHLIQYDPDDPKSINGTILLNKASFELNSATTCLRSIPKGEKGDYQIIGSTLDGALYNVFPVNEFTYRRMYILQQQISDKVYHFCGLNPRLNRFGGSVTLRDRETNTKPILDYGLIRRFSKLNLDRQQQLAGKISVRGVTQELWKDLIECEYSLEDL, from the coding sequence ATGGATGCGTATAATGAGATTCTTGACCCGTCGAGAATAAGTAGCTGCGTTGGCTGCAATTTTATATCtccaaaagagaaaaatttgATTGTTGCAAAAGGGACACTTCTCCAGATATTTGATGTTGTACTCCTTAAACTGTCGACCATTCAGAAACCTCAATATCGTCTTGCGTTGGTGCAACAGTTTAAGCTTCAAGGATTGGTAACTGACTTGAAAGCTATAAGAACTTCTGAGAATCCCCACCTTGATTACGTTGTTGTTTCAACAAAGTTTGCAAAGCTTTCAATCATAAGGTGGGACCATGTGCAACATACCATAGCTACTGTCTCCTTACATTATTATGAAAATTGCATACAGAACTcaacttttgaaaaactaGCAATGTCGGAATTGACTGTCGAGCCAACATATAGCTCGGTGGCATGTCTTCGgtataaaaatttaatgTGTTTTTTGCCATTGGAGGGAATCGAAGACGAGGATGAAGACGATGAAATAGACGATATAGATGATAACGACaatgacgacgacgacgatgatgataaagacaaagacaaagacaaaaacatCGATATCCAAATGAAAGATGGAGCAAAAAATGGACCCACTAGCAACAAAaataccaacaccaatggTCATATAAAAGAGTCACGACAGTTTTTTGATTCAAGTTTTATTATTGAAGCTGGGAACTTGGATTCTTCAATTGATACAATCATCgatttgcaatttttaCACAACTATAGAGATCCAACTATAGCTCTTCTTTCAAGTAGATCCCACTCTTGGGCAGGCTCTCTTCTCAAGAGCAAGGATAATGTACACCTTGAAGTCATGTCGCTTGATTTGCTGACTAAACTGTCAACATCGATTTTcaagattgaaaatttaCCATACGAAGTAGATCGTATTGTTCCATTATCTGCTCCGTTAAACGGTTGTTTATTGGTAGGATGTAATGAAATTATGCATGTTGATAATGGAGGAATTGCCAAGCGTATATCTGTGAATGACTTCACTAGTTTAACAACTGCTTCAGTCAAGAGTAACCAGGATCAAAGCAACTTGGGCCTTAAACTTGAAAATTGTAGTGTCGTTCAAATACCTGATGATCATCGTGTCTTGATCGTCACTGAGCAAGGCAGCTTCTACTTTGCTAATTTTGAATTAGATGGGAAATCCATCAAACGTGTATTTAtcgatgttgttgataaaaaTATGTACgataaaataaagtttACTTTTCCAGGGGAAATTGCAGTGTTGAGCAAGAACTTGTTGTTTATGTCTAATCTTAATGGAGATAGTCCTCTAGTGCAAGTGAAGTATAGAAACTCCAAGATTCTCGAAGACACAAGGGGAACAAGAAGGGttgagaaaggaaaaggagctgaaaaaaataaaaataacgTGTCTTCTAATGAAgttgacgatgacgatgatgacgatgacgatttatacaaggaagaagaagaagaagagcagCAAAAAGTGTTGAGCAAGTCTCATATTGAGTTTATCTTACAGGATCGACTAATCAATAATAGTCCCATATCGACATTCACTCTAGGATTATGCTCAAAAGAACGATTCAAATCCAACTTGCCCAATCCTAGTTTCAACGAGGTCTCAGTTATATTCAATTCAGGCTCGCATGAGCAATCAAAGATTAATGTCATGACACCAACAATTCAACCCATAATTTCCTCCTCGCTTACATTCTCTCAGGTGAATCGGATGTGGAATTTGAATCAAAAGTATTTAGTCACTTCCGATGATGTCAATGAAAAATCAGAAATTTTTCAGATTGAAAAGAGTTATGCGCGGATGAAATCAAAGGACTTCATTAATAATGAGATTACAATCAATGTTCACGAACTCAATAATGGTAAGTTTATTTTGCAGGTAACgccaaaacaaattattcTTTATGATACGAAATTTCGTAAGAGACTAGCACTAAGCGACGAGATCAAAAAAGATGACGAAGTATTGAGCAGTACGTTGCGTGATGAActattgatgatttttttggcaaGTGGTGATGTAAAAATATTTTCAATCAACACTTACAATGAAACCTATTCAAACGTCAGCATTCCAAAGATTCTTGATGATACAATTATTACTACGGGGTACATCACTAGTTCACATTTGTTAAATGCTGTGCTGAGGAATGCGCAACTACTTTTGAACCCGCGAAAGAGAAGACATGGCTCAGTTACACCTTTTGTGCCTACTGCTGACCCAACACCCCCAAAGAGTACGAAgcaaaaaattattatatTGGTCACCGGTGACAATAGAATCGTTGCATTCAACAGACATCATAATGAGAAATGTTATCAATTGGACGATGTCAGTAAATTTAGCGATGTGCTCAACCTAAATTGTTTCAGCATCGAACAATACCCACCAGACCCATTTATCAAGCAAGTAATTCTCAATGATTTGGGAGACAAAGATCACAAGGAAGAGTATTTAACGATATTGACTATTGGTGGAGAAACCATTTTGTATAAGTTGTTTTTCGACGGTGAAAATTATGTGTTTAAAAAGGAGCACGATTTGAAAATTACTGGTGCACCAGAGAATGCCTTTTCTATGGGTACTTCAATTGAAAGGAGATTAGTTTATTTTCCCAACTTGAATGGTTACACCTGTATCTTTGTTACTGGTGTCATTCCTTTCATCATTATTAAATCTTTGCATTCTATACCACGGATATTCCAGTTTTCCAAGATCCCAGCAGTGTCAATCTCTGCATTTTCTGATTCCAAGATCAAAAATGGGTTGATCTGTcttgataataataaaaatgcACGAATTTGTGAACTATCGCTAGATTATACTTACGAATTCAATTTGCCTATAAAGAGAGTTGATTTGGGAGAGCTGGTCAGGTCGTTAGCATACCATGAACAATCTGATACCGTGGTTGCTTCAACATTCAAAGAAGTCCCTTACAATTGTGTCGACGAAGAAGGCAACATCATCCCTGGTGTCGATAAGGAAAAGCTTCCACACGCGCTGACATTCAAAGGCTCGATCAAATTGATTTCGCCACACAATTGGACCGTTATAGACTCTTTTGATCTTGAAGATAATGAAGTTGGTATGACAGTCAAGTCGATGATTCTTGATAGAGGATCTGGGGCTTCgtcattgaaaaaattcaaaagtaAGCGTGAGTACATTGTTATAGGCACAGGTAAGCTCCGGATGGAAGATCTTGCTGCAAATGGTTCGTTTAAAATTTATGAAATTATTGATATTATTCCTGAACCTGGAAAACCAGAAACAAACCATAAATTTAAAGAGGTTTTCCAAGAAGATGCTAGAGGAGCTGTCACTGCCATTTGTGATTTAAGTGGCCGACTAATGGTTGGTCAGGGACAAAAAATTATTGTGCGAGATATCGAGGATGATGGAGTGGTTCCCGTGGCATTTTTGGACACATCTGTGTACATATCAGAAGCAAAGAGTTTTGGTAACTTATTAATTCTTGGTGACCCTTTGAAAAGTGTATGGCTTGTTGGATTTGAGGCCGAGCCGTATAGGATGGTGATGCTTGGTAAGGACCGTCAGCATTTAGATGTTGAATGTGCAGATTTTATTATTAAGGACGAGGACATTTTCATCCTCGTTGCTGATAACAATAACTGTATACACTTGATCCAATACGATCCAGATGATCCGAAATCAATCAATGGTACTATATTGCTTAATAAGGCATCGTTTGAGTTGAATTCTGCGACAACATGTTTGCGTTCTATACCAAAGGGAGAAAAGGGGGACTACCAAATTATTGGATCCACGCTTGATGGTGCATTGTACAATGTCTTTCCGGTGAATGAGTTCACATATAGAAGAATGTACATATTACAGCAACAAATATCGGATAAAGTGTATCACTTTTGTGGTCTAAACCCTCGATTAAACAGATTTGGTGGTTCTGTGACATTGCGTGATCGGGAAACCAACACCAAGCCCATTTTGGATTATGGTTTGATTCGTCGCTTTTCGAAATTAAACCTTGATaggcaacaacaattggcTGGCAAAATTAGTGTGCGAGGCGTGACCCAAGAGTTATGGAAAGACCTTATTGAATGTGAATACTCTTTAGAAGatttataa
- the GPI11 gene encoding Glycosylphosphatidylinositol (GPI) anchor assembly protein, with protein sequence MNGKPKPAKKTVSFRHDVNGDSSSTEIDQKSNTQNAVPQIKDSLLLIPIHNILILGSMFYFGITQNIEGVLLRSFVTSLPIQAVYDYILIQSLKKRPKGDNVPLLIVSSLLVSLVLSVPMFLSIVILGAPVFGYTFKTFLLSLHLSQLVFGPLTVLYSLDFEKFKKLFECEDIYYTIFSHPILSQVLLTLGGCWLGVIPIPLDWDRPWQQWPITLLGGSYVGGVVGGLVSLLMRTYRKWNKLSSE encoded by the coding sequence ATGAATGGGAAACCAAAACCGGCGAAAAAGACGGTATCTTTTCGACACGATGTCAATGGAGATAGCTCATCCACCGAGATTGATCAAAAGAGTAATACACAAAACGCGGTACCGCAGATTAAGGACAGTTTATTACTAATACCCATTCACAATATATTGATCTTGGGAAGtatgttttattttggaaTTACTCAGAACATTGAAGGGGTTCTATTGAGAAGCTTTGTTACAAGCCTTCCGATACAAGCTGTTTACGACTATATATTAATTCAGAGCCTCAAGAAAAGGCCCAAAGGTGATAATGTACCTTTATTGATTGTTTCAAGCCTCTTGGTGAGTCTTGTATTGTCTGTGCCGATGTTTTTGTCCATTGTGATTTTGGGAGCACCAGTGTTTGGCTACACTTTCAAGACTTTTTTGTTATCACTTCATTTGTCGCAGTTGGTATTTGGCCCATTAACAGTTTTATACTCTTTggattttgaaaagttcAAGAAGCTATTTGAGTGCGAAGACATCTACTATACAATCTTTAGCCATCCAATTTTATCGCAAGTACTTTTGACGTTGGGAGGGTGTTGGCTAGGTGTGATTCCCATCCCTCTTGATTGGGACAGACCTTGGCAACAGTGGCCCATCACCTTGTTAGGTGGATCTTATGTTGgcggtgttgttggtggatTAGTTTCGCTCCTCATGCGGACTTATAGAAAATGGAACAAGTTATCTAGTGAATAA